DNA from Streptomyces sp. NBC_01476:
CACCAGCGGGCGCTTCACGCCGGCCCGCAGCACCAGCGCGGCGGCGAGCGTCGCGGACAGCGTGCCGGCGATCACCGCGGTCGTCCGTACCCCCAGCGCCGCCATGACGTACGGCGACAGGATGCTGTAGGACGCCGGGTGCATACCGCCGTACCAGGAAAGGTTGTACGACGCCGACGGATGTGCTCGTATGAAGTTGGTCCAGGCGTACTGGGCCGCCATGTCACCGGAGTCCTTGGCGAGATAGAGCGCCCACACCAGGTGGAGCGCCGCGGCCATGGCGGTGGCGAGCAGGATCGGGTGGCGCGGGTCGACCCGCTTGAAGATGGCTCTGGGACCACGTACGACGGCGAAGCGCGCGGGCTGCCAGGTGGTCACGTGGCCTCTTCCAGTAGCGGGGGCGGAACATCCCGGCCGGGTCCCGTCCGGCGGGATCGAACCGCGCTTCAGGAGCAGAGTTCGAACAGAGACTTTGGACGCTAGCACGGCCGGTTAGGTTGCTTATGCGCGGGCGTGCACCCGCTTTGGTGCATTTGCGGCCCCTCGTCCAGGGATCCGGCCGCACCCTGGAAGCGGTGACGCGCATCCTGCGTTGACGGGTTCCCCTGACCGTCCCGGGCATTCGGAGACCCCGTCCAACGAACCATGGTCCGCCGGATTGCGCCACCGGTTTTGACCTGGATCACATCCGTATCGCGGCCGGCCGGTGCCGCGCTGGGACCAGTGGTGTCCGTGGGGTCGCAGGGTCCCGCGGGCTCGGGCGGGCGGTGTTCCCGGGGCGCGGAAGGCCGGGTTTATTGGTCTAGTCCACTGAAGTTATCCACAGGCCGGGGGAGGGCCCTGGCAGCGACGACGCGGTGCCGCGTAACGTGCTGACCATGAAGATCCTGATCTCCGCGGACATGGAAGGCGCGACCGGTGTGACCTGGCCGGCCGACGTGCTGCCCGGCAGTGAGCAATGGCAGCGCTGCCGCCACATGTTCACCTCCGATGTCAACGCCGCCGTCCTCGGCTTCTTCGACGGCGGCGCGGACGAGGTGCTCATCAACGAGGCGCACTGGTCCATGCGCAACCTGCTGCTGGAGAAGCTGGACGAGCGCGTCGAGATGCTCACCGGCCGGCACAAGGACCTCTCCATGGTCGAGGGCGTCCAGCACGGCGACGTGGACGGCATCGCCTTCGTCGGCTATCACACCGGCGCCGGCACCGAAGGCGTCCTCGCCCACACCTACCTCGCCAACTCCATCACCGGGGTGTGGGTCAACGGCGAGCCGGCCAGTGAGGGCCGGCTCAACTCGCTGGTCGTCGCCGAGTACGGCGTCCCGGTCGTCCTGGTCACCGGCGACGACCGCACCGGCCTCGACGCCCACGGATACGCCCCGCAGGCCCGCACCGTCGCCGTGAAGGACTACGTGTCGCGGTACGCGGCCGTGTGCCGCACCCCCGCCCGCACCGCCGCCGACATCCGGGCCGCCGCCAAGGACGCCGTGGCGCTCGCCGTGCGGCACGAACCGGTCGACGCCGGGCCGTTCACGGTGGAGCTGGAGTTCGACGCGGTGCACCTGTCCGGGGCCGCCGCCGTGGTGCCCGGCGTGGAGCGCACCGGTGAGCGGCGGGTCTCTTACACCGCACCGACCATGTACGAAGGCATCCGCGCCTTCAAGGCGGTCACCACCCTCGTCTCGCAGGCCGTGGAGGAGCAGTATGGCTGAGCAGCAGCAGGTCGTCCCGACCATCGACCGGGCGGCGGTACTCGACGCCCGGGCGCTGGACGAGGTGGTGACGTTCACCTCCGACCTGATCCGGATCGACACCACCAACCGCGGTGGCGGCGACGGCAACGAGCGGCTCGCCGCCGAATACGTCGCGGGGCAGCTCGCCGACGCCGGCATCGAACCGCGCATCCTGGAGTCCGCCCCGGGCCGGGCGAATGTCGTCGCCCGCATCCCCGGCACCGATCCGTCGGCCGACGCGCTGCTGGTGCACGGTCACCTCGACGTGGTCCCCGCCGAGCCGGCCGACTGGAGCGTGCCGCCGTTCTCCGGCGAGATCCGCGACGGCGTGGTCTGGGGCCGCGGTGCCATCGACATGAAGAACATGGACGCGATGGTGCTCGCCACCGTCCGCGCCTGGGCCCGCACCGGAGCGCGCCCGGTCCGCGACATCGTGCTCGCCTTCACCGCCGACGAAGAGGACAGCGCCGCCTACGGCTCCGGTTACCTCGTCAAGGAGCACGCCGATCTCTTCGAAGGCTGCACCGAGGGCATCAGCGAGTCCGGCGCCTACACCTTCCACGCGAGCGACACCCTGCGGATCTACCCGGTCGCGGCCGGCGAGCGCGGCACCGCCTGGATGAAGCTCACCGCGCACGGCACGGCGGGACACGGCTCCAAGGTCAACGGCGCCAACGCGGTCAGCCGGCTCGCCGCCGCCGTCGCCCGGATCGGCGAGCACCGCTGGCCGGTCCGGATCACCGACACCGTACGGGCCGCGATCACCGAACTCGCCGCCCTGCAGGACCTGCCCGCCGACCTGGCCGACGTGGACGCGCTGCTCGACAGGCTCGGCCCGGCCGCGACCCTGGTCCGGCCCACCGTCCGCAACAGCTCCAACCCGACGATGCTGGACGCCGGATACAAGGTCAACGTCATCCCCGGCAGCGCCACCGCCTACGTCGACGGACGGATCGTGCCGGGCGGCGAGGAGGAGTTCGTCACCACCATGGACCGCCTCACCGGCCCCGACGTCACCTGGGAGTACTACCACCACGAGGTCCCGCTGACCGCCCCGGTGAACTCACCCGCTTTCGCCGCCATGCGGGAGGCACTGGAGCACTTCGACCCCCAGGCCCACGTGGTGCCGTACTGCATGTCCGGCGGCACCGACGCCAAGCAGTTCTCCCGGCTCGGCATCACCGGCTACGGCTTCTCACCGCTGAAGCTGCCCCCCGGCTTCGACTACCAGGCGCTCTTCCACGGCGTGGACGAGCGCGTGCCGGTGGACGCGCTGCACTTCGGGGTCCGCGTGCTGGACCGCTTCATGCGCGCCGCCACCGCTTCCCCCAGCACCTCCGCACCGAACGGGGAGGCCGGACGATGACCGCGCCCACCGCCCAGCACCTCGCGTACGGCACCTGGCCCTCGCCCATCGACGCCGTCACCGCCGCCTCGCACGACGGCAGCCCCGAGTACGTCGGGACGGTCGGCGACGAGGTGTGGTGGACCGCGCCCCGGCCCGCCGAAGCCGGCCGCCGGGCACTGATCCGCCGCAAGGCGGACGGCACCGAGGAGTGCCCGCTGCCCGCCCCCTGGAACGTCCGCAGCCGCTTCATCGAGTACGGCGGCATCCCCTGGGCCGGCGCGATCACCGACGGCGCCCCGCTGATCGTCTTCGTCCACCACGCCGACCAGCGGCTCTACGCCTTCCGCCCGGACGAGCCCGGTGCCGCGCCCCGCCCGCTCACCCCGCTCTCCGCGGTGGGCGGCGGCCTGCGCTGGGCCGACCTCACCCTGCACACCGAGCGCGGCGAGGTCTGGGCGGTACTGGAGGAGTTCACCGGCGAGGGCCCGAGCGACTGCCGCCGGGTCCCCGCCGCGGTGCCGCTCGACGGCTCCGCGGCCGATGACCGTACCCGGATCAGGGAACTGGCCGCCGCCGAGCACCGGTTCGTCACCGGGCCGCGGCTCTCCCCGGACGGCAGCCAGGCGGTCTGGCTCGCCTGGGACCACCCGCGGATGCCGTGGGACGGCACCGAACTGCGGATCGCCGACGTCGACCCCGGTTCCGGTCTCCTCGGTCCCGCGCGCACCCTCATCGGCGGCCCCGAGGAGTCCGTCGCCCAGGCCGAGTGGGCCGCCGACGGCACCCTGCTCGCCGCCACCGACCGCACCGGCTGGTGGAATCTGCACCGGGTGGACCCGGCGACCGGCCAGGCGGTCAACCTGTGCCGCCGCGACGAGGAGTTCGCCGGCGCGCTGTGGAAGATCGGCCAGCGCTGGTTCCTGCCGCTGGAGCACGGACTGGTCGCCGTGCTGCACGGCGTCGGCGCCCCGCACCTCGGCCTCCTCGACCCGGCCACCGGCGAGGTCACCGACACCGCAGGCCACTGGACCGAGTGGAATCCGGCACTGGCCGCCGACGGCAGCCGGGTCATCGGCATCGCGGCGAGTTCCCGCACCTCGTACGAGATCGTCGAACTCGACGCCGCCACCGGCCGCGCCCGGGTGATCGGCAACGCCCACCATGACACCGTCGACCCGGCCTATGTGCCCGAGGCGGTCGAGCGGGTCTTCGCCGGCCCCGGCGGCCGGGAGGTGTACGCGCACGTCTACCCGCCCCGCAACCCGGTGGCGACCGCCGGCGGCCCCGCCCCCTACGCGGTGTGGGTGCACGGCGGCCCCACCAGCCGGGCGTCGATGGTGCTCGACCTGGAGATCGCCTACTTCACCTCGCGCGGCATCGGCGTCGCCGAGGTCAACTACGGCGGGTCGACAGGACACGGCCGCGCCTACCGCAACCGGCTGCGCGAGCAGTGGGGCGTGGTCGATGTCGAGGACTGCGCGGCCGTCGCCCAGGGACTGGTCGCCGAGGGCTCCGCGGATCCGGCCCGGCTCGCCATCCGCGGCGGCAGCGCCGGCGGCTGGACCAGCGCGGCGGCCCTCACCTCCACCTCCACCTACGCCTGCGGCACCGTGCTCTACCCGATCCTCGACCTGACCGGCTGGTCGAAGAACGGCGGCGAGACCCACGACTTCGAGTCCCAGTACCTGGAGTCGCTGGTCGGACCGGTGGACGAGGTGCCCGAGCGGTACCGGGACCGCTCACCGGTCAGCCACGGGGACCGGATCGAGGTGCCGTTCCTGCTGCTCCAGGGCCTCGACGACCCGATCTGCCCGCCGGTGCAGTGCGACCGGTTCCTGGCGGCGGTGGCCGGCCGGGACATCCCGCACGCCTATCTCACCTTCGAGGGCGAGAGCCACGGCTTCCGCCGCCTCGCCACCATGGTCACCTGCCTGGAGGCCGAACTCTCCCTGTACGGACAGGTCTTCGGCTTCACCCCGGCCGGAGTGCCGGTACTGGAGCTGAACCCGTGACCGGCGGACGGCCGGCACCGGGGACCGGCCCGGCAGGCGCGCCGGTCCCCGCACTGCTCCGCCCCCGCCGGCTGGTCCCCGGCGACCGGATCGGCATCGTCGCCCCCAGCGGTCCGGTGCCCCGCGAACGGCTCGACGCCGGCCTGGACATCCTCCGGGCCTGGGACCTGGAACCCGTGGTGGCCCCCCACGTGCTGGACGACCACCCCTGCGGCTACCTCGCAGGCGGCGACCGGGAGCGGGCCGAGGACCTGCAGGCCGCCTGGTGCGACCCGGCACTCGCCGCGGTGCTGTGCGCCCGCGGCGGCTACGGGGTGCAGCGGATGGTGGACCTGCTGGACTGGACGGCGATGGGCGAGGCCGCCCCCAAGGCGTTCATCGGCTACAGCGACATCACCGCGCTGCACGAGGCCTTCGCCACCCGGCTGGGCCTCGCCACCCTGCACGGGCCGATGGCCGCGGCGCCGACCTTCCTCAAGGACGGCCCCACCCAGGACCACCTGCGGCGCACCCTCTTCACCCCGCAGGAGGTGCGGACCCTGGCCCCGCGGAGCGCCCGCACCCTGCTGCCGGGCCGGGCCGAGGGCGTCACCCTCGGCGGCTGCGTCAGCCTGCTCGCCGCGGAGCTGGGTACGCCCTACGCCCGCCCGTCCGCGGCGGGCGGCATCCTGGTCCTGGAGGACGTGGGCGAGGAGGCGTACCGGCTGGACCGCATCCTGACCCAGTTGCTGCGCTCCGGCTGGCTCGACGGGGTGGCCGGCATCGTGCTCGGCTCCTGGGAGGACTGCGGCCCCTACGAGGAGGTCCGGGCGCTGATGCTGGACCGGCTCGGGGGCCTCGGGGTCCCGGTCGTGGAGGAGTTCGGCTTCGGGCACTGCCCGTCCACGCTGACCGTCCCGCTCGGCGTCCCCGCGGTGCTGGACGCGGACGCGGCCACCCTCACCTTTGAGGCGCCCGCCCTGGCCTGACCCGGCCCCGCCCGGTCCGCCGGCCGCCGACCGCCCGCTGTTACCGGCGCCCGCCGGCCCCGCGGGCCGGCCGACGGCTCAGTGCGGAGCAGCCGGGAGGACCACCTCGAAGCGGCAGCCGCCGGGGACATTGCGGACCGCGGCCCGCCCGTGGTGGGCCTCCACGATGCCCCGCACGATGGCCAGGCCCAGTCCGGCGCCGGCCGGCGGCGTGCGCGCGCCCGTACCCCGCCAGCCGGTGTCGAAGACCCGCGGCAGGTCGTCCGCCGGTATGCCGCCACAGCCGTCGGTCACCGAGAGCACCACCGCGCCCGACTCGGCGTCCCGGCGGGCCGCGACCGCCACGGTGCCGTCGGCCGGGGTCCGGTGGATCGCGTTGGTCAGCAGATTGGCCAGCACCCGGGTCATCTCGCGGCCGTCGACCTCGACGGGTATCTGCTCCACCCCGTCCCCGACCAGCCGCACGCCGTGCTCGGCGGCCAGCGGGTCGGCGCCGGCGATGGCGTCGCCCACCAGGTCGTAGACCGACATCCGCATGGGGGACAGGGCCAGCACCCCGGCCTGGATGCGGGAGAGTTCGAAGAGGTCGCCGACCATGTCGCTGAGCCGGTCCACCTCGGCCCTGATCTGCTGGTGGTAGCGGGCAGGGTCGACCGCTATGCCGTCCTCCAGCGCCTCCGTCATCGCCCGCAGCCCGGCCAGCGGGGTGCGCAGATCGTGCGATATCCACGCCACCAGTTCCCGGCGGGACGCCTCCAGCGCGCGCTCCCGCTCCCGTGAGGCGGCCAGCTTCGCGCTGGTGGCGGCCAGCTCCCGGCCCAGCTCCGCCAGCTCCGCGGTGGGGGCGCCGGCCGGTGCCGCGAAGGGGTCGCCGTCGCCGAACGCCCTGGCCGCCGCGGTCAGGGCCCGGCTGCCCGCCACTACCTGGCGGCCCAGCAGCAGGGTGACGGCGAGCGAGACCACCGCAGCGATCGCGCACACCGTCGTCACGACGCCCAGATCGTGCTCGGAGAGGAACATCGCCCAGGCCACGGACAAGGTGCCCGCCAGCATGGCCGCCACGGTCACCGCGGCGACCACCGCGAGCGAGAGCACGACCGAGCGGTGCCGCAGCATCCGCAGCACGACGGCGCCCAGCAGTCCGGCCGCCGCGGCGCCCACCGCCGCGTAGGCGGCGATCACCAGCAGGTCACGCACCGTGCTCACCCCCGCCGGCCGGGTCGGCGATGCCGGTGGTCCCGGCGGTGTCGGCTGGGTCCTCGGGGTCCTCGGGGTCGAACCGGTACCCCACCCCCCACACCGTGCTGATCAGCTGCGGCCTGGCCGGGTCGGCCTCGATCTTCTCCCGCAGCCGCCGCACATGCACCGTCACAGTGGAGAGATCGCCGAACTCCCAGCCCCACACCCGCCGCATCAGCTCTTCCCGGCCCAGCACCCGGCCCGGGTGCCGCAGGAAGAAGGCCAGCAGGTCGAACTCCCTGATCGTCAGCGGCAGCTCCTCGCCGCCGCGCACCGCCCGCCGGGCCGCCGGGTCCAGCGCCAGCGACCCGGAGTGCAGCCACGGCCCCGGCGGCGGGGTGCTGCCGGCCCGCCGCAGCACCGACTCCACCCGCAGCACCAGCTCACGCGGGCTGAACGGCTTGGTCACATAGTCGTCCGCGCCCACTTCCAGGCCGAGGATGCGGTCGTCCTCGTCACCCCGCGCGGTCAGCATCACCACCGGCAGCGGGCCGTCCTCGCGGATCCGCCGGCACACCTCCAGGCCGTCCATCCCCGGCAGCATCAAGTCGAGCACCACCAGATCGGGACGGGCGGCGGCCACCCGCGCCACCGCCGCCGGCCCGTCCGCGACCCGCTCCACGGCGAAGCCCGCCCGGTCGAGGTAACCGGCCACGACCTCGGCGACGGTCGGATCGTCGTCCACCACCAGCACCCGCCGGCGCACCTGCGGAAGCTCCCCCGGCCCTACGGAAACGGCTGCGCTGCTCATGCGGTCGAGTCTGCCACCCACCACTGACAGTGACCACGGCCCGGCCCCCGCAGGTCCCCGCCGTCCCCAATCCGTAAGGTTCCGGCCGGCGACCCGGCGACGCGTGTCCGCGCCCCTCCCGGCTCGACCTGTGCGGCGCCGAGGGCCGCCGCCTCCCGCCACGAGCCCGCCGGCTGACCGGCTGCGTACCCTCCCTGCGGCCGTCGATGTGCCGTGGATCGGTCAACTGCCGTACGCCGTACGGACGTTCGCGCACATCGCCGCGGCCCGTGCGCTGCCCGGCGGGAAAGGGGCGAGTAGCACCGTTGACACCCTCGCGGCACCGTGACCTACTAACGGGATCGACTCCGGTGTCGTCATGCGGTCGCAGCCTTGACGTGCCGGGCTCCAGGGGGATTGCGGTGACGAGAGAGCGATATCCGACGACGGCGGAAGTAACCGAGGGTGCCCGGTCGCTGACGCTGAGGTATCCGGGGATCTGCCGGCTGGGGGCGGTCGGCAGATCGCGTGCGGGACGTCCGCTGCTGATGCTGACGGTCGGGCAGGGCACGCGGAACGTCCTGGTGGTGGCCGGGCCGCACGCCAACGAGGCCGCCCTGGGCGGCGCCACCGTGCTGCGGCTGGCCGGGCAGATCGCCGCGGCGCGCGAGCGCGGCGAGGACGACGGCAGCGCCTGGAACTTCCTGCTGTGCATCGACCCGGACGGCGCGGTGCTCAACGAGCCGTGGCTGCCCGGGCCTTACACCCTGCGCGGCCACTACGAACACTTCTTCCGGCCGTGCGCCGCCGAGCAGCCCGAGTGGCTGCCGCGCGACGGAGAGGTCGCCGCCGCTCGTCTGCCCGAGACCCGCGCCCTGGTCGGCGTCCTCGACGGCCTGCGGCCGGTGCTGCAGTGCTCGCTGCACGGCATCGACGTCGGCGGCAGCTTCGTCCAGCTGACCAGCGACATCCCCGGGGTCCCGGAGCGGATCGGCAAGTCGGCCGCAGAACTCGACATCCCGCTGGAGAGCGGCTCCTCCGACGCCTTCCGGTGGCCGAGCCCCGGGCCCGGGGTGTACGTGATGCCGCCCGTGTCCGACCCGGCGGCCGGCGACGGCGCCCACTCCACCTGGGCGCACGCCCAGCGCTACGACGGGGTGACGGCGATCGTCGAAGTGCCGATGTGGGCCTGCGACCGCAGCGCCGACACCACCCCGCACCCCGCCGCCGACCAGGCGCTGCGCACCGCGGGCGCCGCGCTGCGCCGCGATCTGCCCACCGTGGCCCGGGTGCTGGACCGGATCGACCCACGGAGTATCGGCGCCGACAGCCCGATGCTCCGCACCGTCCGCGAACTGGTCTCCATCGGCCCCGAGCTGACGGCCGACTGGGACCCGGCGGTCCGTCCGCCGGACGCCGCCCCGCTGCCGCCGATGACGACCGCCCAGGTCACCAGCCTCCAGGTCTACGCCCAGCGCATCCCGCTGCGCGCCGCCGCGATGCTCCGCCGGATCGGCGACGTCCCCGGCGCCACCCGGCTGGTCGACGAGTGGTGCGAGGCGTACGAGAGCGCCTACCGCCCCCGCTGGGTCCCCGTCACCGACCAGGTGGAACAGCAGGCACGCAGCGTGATCGCGGTGTACGAGGAACTGCACTCCTAACGCGCCGGCGCCCGGCCCCCGCCACCTGCTCCCTGCCCTTGCCCTCAGCTCCTCCCCGCCTGTCCCGTCACCCGTTCGGCGCGGTCCACGGGTCACCGAGCCCGTAGGGGCCGATCATGGGCAGAGGTGACGACCGACCAGCCGAGAGCAGGTGAACGCCATGAGTTCCGACAAGCGGGTCGGCGGCCGCTCCTTCCGCGACGCGATGACCCCGGCCAGGATCGCCGTCCTGGTGCTCGCCGCGCTCGCGCTGATCTTCATCTTCGAGAACACCAAGAAGATCAGGATCCGGCTGATCATCCCCGAGGTGACGATGCGGCTGTGGGCGGCGCTGCTGATCACCTTCGTGGTCGGTCTGCTGTGCGGCCTGGTCCTGCGGCGCGGCGGGAGCCGGCGCAGCCGGTACTGAGCCCGGCGGGCCCTCCGGGAACCGCCTCAGACCTGCACGTCGGCGGTGAGCGGTTTCCCCATGCACACGCTCAGCTCGTCGTTCCGGTAGACCCCGAACTTCGGCACCGGCAGATATCCGCAGGACTCGTACAGCGCGATCGCCTCGGGCTGTTTCAGTCCGGTCTCCAGCACCATCCGGGTCCGGCCGGCCGCAGCCGCGGTCGTCTCCAGCCGGGCCAGCAACGCCCTGGCCAGCCCCCGCCCGCGCGCCTCGGGCACCACGAACATCCGCTTGATCTCGGCGTCCCCGTCGTGGAAACCCTCCGGCGAGGCGTCCTTCGCCCGCCATCCGCCGCTGGCCACCGGTGTGCCCTGCGCGTCGTACACCAGCAGGTACAGACCCTGCGGGGGCTCGAAGTGCGCCGCGTCCATGGGGGTGATGTCGCCGTCCCCGTAGCGCCGTACGTACTCCTGCTGCACCAGGTCGTTGAGCTTCACCGCGTCGGGGGCGTCATAGCGCGTCGTTCTGATCTCCACAGGCCACATCGTACGGCGCTCGTACCTTTGTACGATGCCGGGGCGGTCGGCCGGACCCGGACGGCGACGGGCTGGGGACAGCCCGGGG
Protein-coding regions in this window:
- a CDS encoding response regulator transcription factor, which gives rise to MSSAAVSVGPGELPQVRRRVLVVDDDPTVAEVVAGYLDRAGFAVERVADGPAAVARVAAARPDLVVLDLMLPGMDGLEVCRRIREDGPLPVVMLTARGDEDDRILGLEVGADDYVTKPFSPRELVLRVESVLRRAGSTPPPGPWLHSGSLALDPAARRAVRGGEELPLTIREFDLLAFFLRHPGRVLGREELMRRVWGWEFGDLSTVTVHVRRLREKIEADPARPQLISTVWGVGYRFDPEDPEDPADTAGTTGIADPAGGGEHGA
- a CDS encoding M55 family metallopeptidase; the encoded protein is MKILISADMEGATGVTWPADVLPGSEQWQRCRHMFTSDVNAAVLGFFDGGADEVLINEAHWSMRNLLLEKLDERVEMLTGRHKDLSMVEGVQHGDVDGIAFVGYHTGAGTEGVLAHTYLANSITGVWVNGEPASEGRLNSLVVAEYGVPVVLVTGDDRTGLDAHGYAPQARTVAVKDYVSRYAAVCRTPARTAADIRAAAKDAVALAVRHEPVDAGPFTVELEFDAVHLSGAAAVVPGVERTGERRVSYTAPTMYEGIRAFKAVTTLVSQAVEEQYG
- a CDS encoding M20/M25/M40 family metallo-hydrolase — encoded protein: MAEQQQVVPTIDRAAVLDARALDEVVTFTSDLIRIDTTNRGGGDGNERLAAEYVAGQLADAGIEPRILESAPGRANVVARIPGTDPSADALLVHGHLDVVPAEPADWSVPPFSGEIRDGVVWGRGAIDMKNMDAMVLATVRAWARTGARPVRDIVLAFTADEEDSAAYGSGYLVKEHADLFEGCTEGISESGAYTFHASDTLRIYPVAAGERGTAWMKLTAHGTAGHGSKVNGANAVSRLAAAVARIGEHRWPVRITDTVRAAITELAALQDLPADLADVDALLDRLGPAATLVRPTVRNSSNPTMLDAGYKVNVIPGSATAYVDGRIVPGGEEEFVTTMDRLTGPDVTWEYYHHEVPLTAPVNSPAFAAMREALEHFDPQAHVVPYCMSGGTDAKQFSRLGITGYGFSPLKLPPGFDYQALFHGVDERVPVDALHFGVRVLDRFMRAATASPSTSAPNGEAGR
- a CDS encoding prolyl oligopeptidase family serine peptidase, which produces MTAPTAQHLAYGTWPSPIDAVTAASHDGSPEYVGTVGDEVWWTAPRPAEAGRRALIRRKADGTEECPLPAPWNVRSRFIEYGGIPWAGAITDGAPLIVFVHHADQRLYAFRPDEPGAAPRPLTPLSAVGGGLRWADLTLHTERGEVWAVLEEFTGEGPSDCRRVPAAVPLDGSAADDRTRIRELAAAEHRFVTGPRLSPDGSQAVWLAWDHPRMPWDGTELRIADVDPGSGLLGPARTLIGGPEESVAQAEWAADGTLLAATDRTGWWNLHRVDPATGQAVNLCRRDEEFAGALWKIGQRWFLPLEHGLVAVLHGVGAPHLGLLDPATGEVTDTAGHWTEWNPALAADGSRVIGIAASSRTSYEIVELDAATGRARVIGNAHHDTVDPAYVPEAVERVFAGPGGREVYAHVYPPRNPVATAGGPAPYAVWVHGGPTSRASMVLDLEIAYFTSRGIGVAEVNYGGSTGHGRAYRNRLREQWGVVDVEDCAAVAQGLVAEGSADPARLAIRGGSAGGWTSAAALTSTSTYACGTVLYPILDLTGWSKNGGETHDFESQYLESLVGPVDEVPERYRDRSPVSHGDRIEVPFLLLQGLDDPICPPVQCDRFLAAVAGRDIPHAYLTFEGESHGFRRLATMVTCLEAELSLYGQVFGFTPAGVPVLELNP
- a CDS encoding sensor histidine kinase; its protein translation is MRDLLVIAAYAAVGAAAAGLLGAVVLRMLRHRSVVLSLAVVAAVTVAAMLAGTLSVAWAMFLSEHDLGVVTTVCAIAAVVSLAVTLLLGRQVVAGSRALTAAARAFGDGDPFAAPAGAPTAELAELGRELAATSAKLAASRERERALEASRRELVAWISHDLRTPLAGLRAMTEALEDGIAVDPARYHQQIRAEVDRLSDMVGDLFELSRIQAGVLALSPMRMSVYDLVGDAIAGADPLAAEHGVRLVGDGVEQIPVEVDGREMTRVLANLLTNAIHRTPADGTVAVAARRDAESGAVVLSVTDGCGGIPADDLPRVFDTGWRGTGARTPPAGAGLGLAIVRGIVEAHHGRAAVRNVPGGCRFEVVLPAAPH
- a CDS encoding GNAT family N-acetyltransferase gives rise to the protein MWPVEIRTTRYDAPDAVKLNDLVQQEYVRRYGDGDITPMDAAHFEPPQGLYLLVYDAQGTPVASGGWRAKDASPEGFHDGDAEIKRMFVVPEARGRGLARALLARLETTAAAAGRTRMVLETGLKQPEAIALYESCGYLPVPKFGVYRNDELSVCMGKPLTADVQV
- a CDS encoding S66 peptidase family protein, producing the protein MTGGRPAPGTGPAGAPVPALLRPRRLVPGDRIGIVAPSGPVPRERLDAGLDILRAWDLEPVVAPHVLDDHPCGYLAGGDRERAEDLQAAWCDPALAAVLCARGGYGVQRMVDLLDWTAMGEAAPKAFIGYSDITALHEAFATRLGLATLHGPMAAAPTFLKDGPTQDHLRRTLFTPQEVRTLAPRSARTLLPGRAEGVTLGGCVSLLAAELGTPYARPSAAGGILVLEDVGEEAYRLDRILTQLLRSGWLDGVAGIVLGSWEDCGPYEEVRALMLDRLGGLGVPVVEEFGFGHCPSTLTVPLGVPAVLDADAATLTFEAPALA
- a CDS encoding M14 family zinc carboxypeptidase; amino-acid sequence: MTRERYPTTAEVTEGARSLTLRYPGICRLGAVGRSRAGRPLLMLTVGQGTRNVLVVAGPHANEAALGGATVLRLAGQIAAARERGEDDGSAWNFLLCIDPDGAVLNEPWLPGPYTLRGHYEHFFRPCAAEQPEWLPRDGEVAAARLPETRALVGVLDGLRPVLQCSLHGIDVGGSFVQLTSDIPGVPERIGKSAAELDIPLESGSSDAFRWPSPGPGVYVMPPVSDPAAGDGAHSTWAHAQRYDGVTAIVEVPMWACDRSADTTPHPAADQALRTAGAALRRDLPTVARVLDRIDPRSIGADSPMLRTVRELVSIGPELTADWDPAVRPPDAAPLPPMTTAQVTSLQVYAQRIPLRAAAMLRRIGDVPGATRLVDEWCEAYESAYRPRWVPVTDQVEQQARSVIAVYEELHS